Proteins encoded by one window of Pseudochaenichthys georgianus chromosome 9, fPseGeo1.2, whole genome shotgun sequence:
- the LOC117452615 gene encoding LOW QUALITY PROTEIN: phosphatidylinositol 4-phosphate 5-kinase type-1 beta-like (The sequence of the model RefSeq protein was modified relative to this genomic sequence to represent the inferred CDS: deleted 2 bases in 2 codons): MVKDHVSALKGAIQLGIGYPVGTSPPSLTETCYADFYVVESVLFLPSEGSNLTPAHHYTDFRFKTLRPAGFPLLQDLFGIKPDDYLYSLVNEPLIELTNPGASGSLFYLTSDDEFIIKTVQHKEAKFLQRLLPGYYMNLNQNPRTLLPKFYGLYCIQSGGINIRLVVMNNMLPRSVKMHYKYDLKGSTYKRRASRKEREKSCPTYKDLDFQDMHEEGLYFDPETYNNLMKTLQRDCRVLESFKIMDYSLLLGVHVLDQSQREGGEPGQAGGDGRRPVGQRVLYSTAMESIQGDGKAAEALTTDDTMGGIPAKTHKEEKLFIFLGIIDILQSYRFIKKLEHSWKALVYDGDSVSVHRPGFYASRFLKFMSTRVFRKTQPLRFSPSKRTRTSIPALKSSSQEILSSQADERKEEDRRERLGGACSLASLEGRAVFGSYLRPDLVPANPSFFEGSSMGTISTSSIFVSVGNKTERDDAASSSTFTLEDSAICLTSEQSTMDVDLDRDDGSVLDVYL, from the exons TGAGGGAAGCAACTTGACCCCCGCACATCACTAT ACGGACTTTCGCTTCAAGACCCTACGCCCCGCTGGCTTTCCGCTACTTCAGGATCTGTTCGGCATCAAACCAGACGACTACCTG TACTCCCTCGTAAATGAGCCTCTGATCGAGCTGACCAACCCGGGAGCTAGCGGCTCTCTCTTCTACCTGACCAGCGATGACGAGTTCATCATTAAAACCGTCCAGCACAAAGAGGCC AAATTTCTCCAGAGATTACTACCTGGATACTACATG AACTTGAACCAGAATCCGCGCACGCTGCTGCCCAAGTTCTACGGACTGTACTGCATCCAGTCTGGAGGCATAAACATCCGGCTGGTGGTGATGAACAACATGCTGCCGCGCTCCGTCAAAATGCACTATAAATACGACCTGAAGGGCTCCACCTACAAGAGGCGAGCGTCcaggaaagagagggagaagtCCTGTCCGACCTACAAAGACCTGGACTTCCAGGACATGCACGAAGAAGGGCTTTACTTTGACCCAGAGACCTACAACAACCTGATGAAGACCCTGCAGAGAGACTGTCGG GTGCTGGAGAGCTTTAAGATCATGGACTACAGTCTGCTGCTGGGGGTGCACGTCCTGGACCAGagccagagggaggggggggagccGGGCCAGGCGGGGGGAGACGGGAGGAGGCCTGTGGGTCAGAGGGTGCTCTACTCCACCGCCATGGAGTCCATCCAGGGAGACGGCAAGGCTGCTGAAGCCCTCACCACAGACGACAC GATGGGTGGCATCCCTGCCAAAACACACAAAGAAGAAAAATTGTTCATCTTCCTGGGCATCATAGATATCCTGCAGTCATACAG GTTCATTAAAAAGTTGGAGCACTCGTGGAAAGCCCTGGTGTACGATGGC GACTCCGTCTCGGTGCACCGGCCCGGGTTTTATGCCAGCCGCTTCCTCAAGTTCATGAGCACACGGGTCTTCAGGAAGACTCAGC CGCTTCGATTCTCCCCTTCAAAGAGGACTCGTACGTCCATCCCGGCTCTAAAGTCGTCCTCGCAGGAGATCCTTTCATCGCAGGCAGATGAGAGGAAAGAGGAGGACAGGAGGGAGCGGCTGGGGGGCGCCTGCAGCCTGGCCAGTCTGGAAGGACGAg CTGTGTTTGGCTCGTACCTGCGCCCCGATCTGGTCCCCGCCAACCCGTCCTTCTTCGAGGGCTCCTCCATGGGGACCATCTCCACCTCCTCCATCTTTGTCAGCGTGGGCAACAAGACCGAGAG AGATGACGCTGCCTCCAGCTCCACGTTCACCCTGGAGGACAGCGCTATCTGCCTCACTTCGGAGCAGAGCACCATGGATGTGGACCTAGACCGCGATGACGGCTCGGTTCTGGATGTGTACTTG TGA